The nucleotide sequence CCAGTGATCGCCGATCCGGTAATCCAGGCCGACCTGGGCGGCCGGGCCGAACGAATTGCTCAGATCAAGTCCGGTCACCCCCGCTGCGGCCGCCTGACGGTGAACATGTTCGTCGAAAAACAGCGTGTAATTGACGCCCACGCCGACATAGGGCGACAACGGCGTGCCGGTCTCGAAGTGATAATCGAAGCTCAGCGTGGGCGGCAGGTGCTTGATGGAGCCGAGATCGGTACCGCCCAACGCGCCGCCCTGTAACTTCACGTCATGCTTGAACGGCCAGGCCGCCAGCAATTCGACGTCGATGTGATCGGTGATCATGTAGGCCAGCGTCACACTCGGCTTCACGTCGTTGCCGACCGAGACGTGGGTGCCCGCCAGCGCCGACGCCAGTGTGCCGGATTTGCGGTGGGTCTGTTCGTCGGGGACCACGGCGCTCGCGCCACCGCGCACGATCACGTCGCCCGCGTGCCAGACGGGGGCCGCATTGGCGGCGCTCGCACCCAGCGCGAGCACCAATCCCGTACCGGCGCCGATCCATGTATTTCTCTTCATGATGTACTCCCTTCGTCTAATGAGTCCAGGAGCGAATCTAGGCCCGTGACCGCCCGGGCGGGTTGATGCAGATCAAGTCGGCGCCGTCCTGCCTGCACCGCCCGAGGGCGCTTGATTCAGGTCAATCGTCAGCCGGCGAGCGC is from Salinisphaera sp. LB1 and encodes:
- a CDS encoding OmpW family protein → MKRNTWIGAGTGLVLALGASAANAAPVWHAGDVIVRGGASAVVPDEQTHRKSGTLASALAGTHVSVGNDVKPSVTLAYMITDHIDVELLAAWPFKHDVKLQGGALGGTDLGSIKHLPPTLSFDYHFETGTPLSPYVGVGVNYTLFFDEHVHRQAAAAGVTGLDLSNSFGPAAQVGLDYRIGDHWLVNANVRYISIDSNAHVNTAGGGHTKVNLDINPWVYTAAVGYRF